In a genomic window of Arthrobacter woluwensis:
- a CDS encoding DUF58 domain-containing protein has product MDVCGPVVGRVRDVLVRRVGPVVSVITPLGWACLALVVCMAWFAISFGWQEAAALGLLLGVLLVASCAFIVGRSSYQVTLDLTRTRVAVGDNAVGGISVINTAPRPVMHSTLELPVGRAVASFPIPRLRPQELHEDLFSIPTNRRQVIMVGPAVSVRADPFHLLKRQIRWTDPVELFVHPRTVALGSPAAGFIRDLEGMTTKELSNTDVSFHALREYAPGDDRRHIHWKTVARLGTLMVRQFEETRRAHLAIALSVNLDEYDTELEFELAISVACSVGRQALVEQRELDILTQRGPLRCATGRTMLDDATRLQSMTGRRDAVELARRLADRVPNASVVFFVVGSHVTPAQLRSCAASVLPGVRAMAIRIQPGAAPARATIADLTVLTLGGLDDLALVLRKAVA; this is encoded by the coding sequence GTGGATGTCTGCGGTCCCGTGGTCGGCCGGGTCCGTGATGTCCTGGTCCGCCGGGTGGGTCCCGTGGTCTCCGTCATCACGCCCCTGGGCTGGGCCTGCCTGGCGCTCGTCGTGTGCATGGCGTGGTTCGCGATCTCCTTCGGCTGGCAGGAGGCCGCCGCGCTCGGGCTCCTCCTGGGCGTGCTGCTCGTGGCGAGCTGTGCGTTCATCGTCGGCCGGTCCTCCTACCAGGTGACGCTCGATCTGACCCGGACGCGCGTGGCGGTAGGGGACAACGCCGTGGGCGGCATCTCCGTGATCAACACGGCTCCGCGGCCGGTCATGCATTCCACCCTCGAACTTCCCGTGGGCCGTGCGGTGGCCAGTTTCCCGATCCCGCGGCTCCGTCCCCAGGAACTGCACGAGGATCTGTTCAGCATCCCCACGAACCGCCGCCAGGTGATCATGGTGGGCCCTGCCGTCTCCGTCCGGGCGGACCCGTTCCACCTCCTCAAGCGCCAGATCCGCTGGACCGACCCGGTGGAGCTCTTCGTGCACCCGCGCACGGTGGCCCTGGGCAGCCCGGCAGCCGGCTTCATCCGGGACCTGGAGGGCATGACCACCAAGGAGCTCTCCAACACGGACGTGTCCTTCCACGCTCTGCGGGAGTACGCGCCGGGCGATGACCGCCGCCACATCCACTGGAAGACCGTGGCCCGCCTGGGAACCCTCATGGTCCGCCAGTTCGAGGAGACCCGCCGCGCCCACCTGGCGATCGCGCTCTCCGTCAATCTCGACGAATACGACACGGAGCTCGAATTCGAACTCGCCATCTCCGTGGCTTGCTCTGTGGGCCGGCAGGCGCTCGTGGAACAGCGTGAACTGGACATCCTCACCCAGCGCGGGCCGCTCCGCTGTGCCACTGGGCGGACCATGCTGGACGACGCGACCCGGCTCCAGAGCATGACCGGCCGCCGGGACGCCGTGGAACTCGCCCGCCGGCTCGCCGACCGGGTGCCGAACGCGTCGGTGGTCTTCTTCGTGGTCGGCAGCCACGTGACCCCGGCTCAGCTGCGCTCCTGCGCGGCGTCCGTCCTGCCCGGGGTCCGCGCCATGGCGATCCGCATCCAGCCCGGGGCCGCGCCGGCCCGGGCCACCATCGCCGATCTGACCGTGCTCACCCTGGGCGGTCTCGACGATCTGGCTCTCGTTCTGCGAAAGGCGGTCGCATGA
- a CDS encoding transglutaminase-like domain-containing protein yields the protein MSTASTTRILGRQGLPSWQDLVDAAALFLLLGLGVLGLHLSYGGDPRYLVAGLGGVVLGLGVAALSHRLKMGLLATAGSGVLVYFLFGSALANPTQALFGVLPSLDSLRTLLLGIVFSWKDMLTVGVPVGVADDMLVVPFLAGLLCALAAGLLTWRLRSALWPLLPVLALFVVGVAFSTSASFLTVPRGVALGVGALVWASWRRSRLRSVEARIVAKGAEHDAGAVRRARFNRLALGAAVVAGAVVVTALASPAVTATTERKVLRDVVVPPFDPRNYITPLASFRTMVKDQKDKTLFEVKGLPKDGRVRLAALDSYNGTVYNVDPNGTGNFSKVGDARALNPQAPTGDGTSDYTIDVTVGEYQGYFVPGGTRTVGFDFPVSSAAGSGLYFNSGSDTAISTLGLGKGDHYTVQVQVPPTLSHGQLTQYRVAADTLPRPQGVPPALAQKADQIAGDAPTDIDRVRQIEAYFRTKGAFSNGLVTEGQVPSLSGHGAARLTTLFTAKQMLGDDEQYASAMALICRQLGLPARVVMGFYPDPKSPQNGGGDIQIKGKDVHAWVEVNFDRAGWIPFDPTPPKDNVPIPPDPEKNSKPKPQVLQPPPPPQEPAELPPDSQPEAADADQKKNDFWSVLGPILATIGLAAIPVLILALPLVVIAVLKSRRRKKRALEGPPAQRFSGGWSEVVSLATDLGAPVDPKATRRETSSLVGESFPTAAPGTVLLAQRADAAVFGAGEPAEEEVRAYWENVDQSLTSMTEGMGFWRRQRARFSPRSLLVEARTVLESGPRGLLEKVRRSKGEGQ from the coding sequence ATGAGCACCGCGTCCACCACTCGCATCCTCGGCCGGCAGGGGCTCCCCTCCTGGCAGGACCTCGTCGACGCGGCGGCCCTGTTCCTGCTGCTGGGGCTCGGAGTCCTGGGTCTGCACCTCAGCTACGGCGGAGACCCCCGGTACCTCGTGGCCGGCCTGGGCGGTGTCGTGCTCGGTCTCGGCGTCGCGGCCCTGAGCCATCGCCTGAAGATGGGTCTGCTGGCGACGGCGGGCTCCGGCGTCCTGGTGTACTTCCTCTTCGGCAGCGCCCTCGCCAACCCCACGCAGGCCCTGTTCGGCGTGCTGCCGAGCCTGGATTCCCTGCGCACGCTCCTACTCGGCATCGTGTTCTCGTGGAAGGACATGCTGACCGTCGGCGTCCCGGTCGGTGTGGCCGACGACATGCTGGTGGTCCCGTTCCTCGCCGGGCTCCTCTGCGCCCTGGCGGCCGGTCTGCTGACCTGGCGTCTCCGCAGCGCGCTCTGGCCGCTGCTGCCGGTCCTCGCGCTCTTCGTGGTCGGCGTGGCCTTCAGCACCAGTGCGAGCTTCCTGACCGTGCCGCGCGGCGTCGCACTCGGCGTCGGGGCCCTCGTCTGGGCCTCCTGGCGCCGGTCCCGGCTGCGCAGTGTGGAGGCGCGGATCGTCGCGAAGGGCGCCGAGCACGACGCCGGCGCCGTGCGCCGGGCGCGATTCAACCGTCTGGCGCTGGGCGCCGCAGTGGTGGCCGGCGCCGTGGTCGTGACGGCTCTGGCGTCCCCGGCCGTGACGGCGACCACCGAGCGGAAGGTGCTGCGCGACGTCGTGGTCCCGCCGTTCGACCCGCGCAACTACATCACGCCGCTGGCGAGCTTCCGCACCATGGTCAAGGACCAGAAGGACAAGACGCTCTTCGAGGTCAAGGGCCTGCCCAAGGACGGCCGGGTGCGGCTCGCCGCCCTGGACAGCTACAACGGCACCGTCTACAACGTGGACCCGAACGGCACCGGCAACTTCAGCAAGGTCGGTGACGCCCGTGCGCTGAACCCGCAGGCGCCCACCGGCGACGGCACCTCCGACTACACGATCGATGTGACGGTCGGGGAGTACCAGGGGTACTTCGTGCCGGGTGGCACCCGGACGGTCGGGTTCGATTTCCCGGTCTCGAGCGCGGCAGGCAGTGGCCTGTACTTCAACTCCGGCTCTGACACTGCGATCAGCACGCTCGGCCTGGGCAAGGGGGACCATTACACCGTGCAGGTGCAGGTCCCTCCCACGCTCAGCCACGGCCAGCTGACGCAGTACCGCGTGGCGGCGGACACGCTGCCGAGGCCTCAGGGGGTCCCGCCGGCGCTCGCGCAGAAGGCGGACCAGATCGCCGGGGACGCGCCCACGGACATCGACCGGGTGCGTCAGATCGAGGCGTACTTCCGGACCAAGGGAGCGTTCAGCAATGGGCTCGTCACGGAGGGCCAGGTCCCCAGCCTGTCCGGTCATGGGGCGGCCCGCCTGACGACGCTCTTCACGGCCAAGCAGATGCTGGGCGACGACGAGCAGTACGCTTCCGCGATGGCGCTGATCTGCCGTCAGCTGGGTCTCCCCGCCCGCGTGGTGATGGGTTTCTACCCTGACCCCAAGAGCCCGCAGAACGGCGGAGGGGACATCCAGATCAAGGGCAAGGACGTGCACGCCTGGGTCGAGGTGAACTTCGACCGCGCCGGCTGGATCCCCTTCGACCCGACGCCGCCGAAGGACAACGTCCCGATCCCGCCGGACCCGGAGAAGAACTCCAAGCCGAAGCCGCAGGTGCTGCAGCCGCCGCCCCCGCCGCAGGAGCCGGCCGAACTGCCGCCGGACTCCCAGCCCGAAGCCGCGGACGCTGATCAGAAGAAGAACGATTTCTGGTCCGTCCTCGGCCCGATCCTCGCCACGATCGGCCTCGCGGCCATCCCGGTGCTGATCCTCGCGCTGCCCCTGGTGGTGATCGCCGTGCTCAAGAGCCGCCGGCGCAAGAAGCGGGCCCTCGAGGGGCCGCCGGCCCAGCGGTTCTCGGGTGGCTGGAGCGAAGTGGTCAGCCTGGCCACGGATCTCGGCGCGCCAGTCGATCCGAAGGCCACGCGCCGCGAGACCTCCTCCCTGGTGGGCGAGTCGTTCCCGACCGCGGCCCCCGGGACGGTGCTGCTGGCTCAGCGCGCGGACGCCGCCGTGTTCGGCGCCGGGGAACCGGCCGAAGAGGAAGTGCGGGCGTACTGGGAGAATGTGGACCAGTCCCTGACGAGCATGACCGAGGGGATGGGCTTCTGGCGCCGCCAGCGGGCCAGGTTCTCACCTCGCTCACTGCTGGTGGAAGCACGCACGGTCCTGGAATCCGGCCCTCGGGGCCTCCTGGAGAAGGTACGACGCAGTAAAGGAGAAGGGCAATGA
- a CDS encoding RDD family protein, with the protein MSINVERCPQCQQQLTPGAGFCLACGTSLSNRAALRNGVQHPQQPGGAPQGGPWQSSSPGIVAQHPDQLPATQPVVRAGAAKRLFSKLIDLAVPGIIAGVLLSVGTAALLKNGLAGSTNLGPSQEDVIFAVIMSGLAVLIWLAYVVTMWIMEARSGNSLGNAIFGIRTTELEGYAPGAGAVFLRWLVLLAPNILFALVGGIMSFFAPAGVVQIVGGIGSIVSFVWLIVAGVSNAWDPNERKQGWHDKVARTLVFDVRAGRNPVTTEGIAGTHSYPTLDLPAVRPVVSPLAAHGQAQQTPQQTQQQPAQQQAVTPVVVPQPGPAAPQQQGRQVPPVPQAPFPLQFGEPAQPQQPDPQQYGQQQYGQPQQYGQPAPFAPPQQQFAPPAAPADHGETMLRAHLPSGAAGQQDSLVLLLDDGARVPLEEGVLIGRNPTARAGEERLRLLALDDVGRSISKTHLLVVPASGGAWVTDRQSTNGSGEMLADGTLVRLVAGEARFVRPGSTVKFGDRTFKLSTP; encoded by the coding sequence ATGAGCATCAATGTTGAACGCTGCCCCCAGTGTCAGCAACAGCTCACCCCCGGAGCGGGGTTCTGCCTCGCCTGCGGCACGTCCCTGAGCAACCGGGCGGCGCTGAGGAACGGCGTGCAGCACCCTCAGCAGCCGGGTGGCGCCCCGCAGGGCGGACCGTGGCAGTCCTCGAGCCCGGGGATCGTCGCCCAGCATCCTGACCAGCTGCCGGCCACGCAGCCGGTGGTCCGCGCGGGTGCGGCGAAGCGGCTCTTCTCCAAGCTGATCGACCTGGCGGTTCCGGGCATCATCGCGGGCGTCCTGCTCTCGGTGGGCACGGCCGCACTGCTGAAGAACGGCCTGGCCGGCTCCACCAATCTCGGGCCGAGCCAGGAGGACGTGATTTTCGCCGTCATCATGTCCGGCCTCGCGGTGCTGATCTGGCTGGCGTATGTGGTGACCATGTGGATCATGGAGGCCCGGAGCGGCAACTCGCTCGGCAACGCGATCTTCGGGATCCGCACCACCGAGCTCGAGGGTTACGCCCCGGGCGCGGGAGCGGTGTTCCTGCGGTGGCTCGTGCTGCTGGCGCCCAATATCCTGTTCGCCTTGGTGGGCGGCATCATGTCGTTCTTCGCACCGGCCGGCGTGGTGCAGATCGTCGGGGGGATCGGCTCGATCGTGTCCTTCGTCTGGCTGATCGTGGCGGGTGTGTCCAACGCCTGGGATCCGAACGAGCGCAAGCAGGGCTGGCATGACAAGGTCGCCCGTACGCTGGTCTTCGACGTCCGCGCCGGACGGAACCCCGTGACCACCGAGGGCATCGCGGGAACGCACAGCTACCCGACGCTCGACCTCCCGGCGGTCCGCCCCGTGGTGTCCCCGCTGGCCGCGCACGGCCAGGCACAGCAGACCCCTCAGCAGACGCAGCAGCAGCCGGCACAGCAGCAGGCGGTCACACCCGTCGTCGTTCCTCAGCCTGGTCCGGCCGCCCCGCAGCAGCAGGGCCGCCAGGTCCCGCCGGTGCCGCAGGCTCCGTTCCCGCTCCAGTTCGGGGAACCGGCTCAGCCCCAGCAGCCCGACCCCCAGCAGTACGGACAGCAGCAGTACGGTCAGCCCCAGCAGTACGGCCAGCCTGCGCCGTTCGCCCCGCCGCAGCAGCAGTTCGCCCCTCCGGCGGCGCCCGCCGACCACGGGGAGACGATGCTCCGCGCCCACCTGCCGTCCGGCGCCGCGGGCCAGCAGGATTCCCTGGTCCTTCTGCTCGACGACGGCGCGCGGGTGCCGCTCGAGGAGGGCGTCCTGATCGGCCGCAACCCCACCGCCCGGGCCGGGGAGGAGCGTCTGCGTCTGCTGGCACTCGACGACGTGGGCCGCTCCATCTCGAAGACCCATCTCTTGGTGGTCCCGGCCTCGGGCGGCGCCTGGGTCACGGACCGTCAGTCGACCAACGGCAGCGGTGAGATGCTGGCCGACGGCACCCTGGTCCGCCTCGTCGCGGGGGAGGCACGTTTCGTCCGTCCCGGGTCAACTGTGAAATTCGGGGACCGGACTTTTAAGCTGAGCACACCATGA
- a CDS encoding PP2C family protein-serine/threonine phosphatase, with amino-acid sequence MISEVPSDFASAHDAGPLTLTAGFGTDRGLRRELNEDSLIAQDPVYAVADGMGGHEAGEIASGICVRTLAQRLATPEGNRDVDVTRLQEALQEADLAIRQQGSGRAGTTLSGVAVVEQNQKPYWLVFNVGDARTYRLSRGTFERVTVDHSEVQELIDNGSISATQALRHPRRHVVTRALGSGDGGAPDYWLLPIEDGDRVMVCSDGLTGEVSDEFIRRVLQSTFDPQEAADALIQAALRNGGRDNVSVVVVDAFAHDGELTTSPRIDAETEDTLPRELLALREESAAPAAASGEEE; translated from the coding sequence ATGATCTCTGAAGTCCCCTCTGATTTCGCCTCGGCCCACGACGCCGGGCCCCTCACCCTCACCGCCGGCTTCGGCACGGACCGGGGTCTCCGCCGCGAGCTGAACGAGGATTCGCTCATCGCGCAAGACCCTGTCTACGCCGTGGCGGACGGCATGGGCGGGCATGAAGCGGGGGAGATCGCCAGCGGCATCTGCGTCCGCACACTCGCCCAGCGTCTGGCCACTCCGGAAGGCAACCGCGATGTGGACGTGACCCGTCTGCAGGAGGCCCTTCAGGAAGCCGATCTGGCGATCCGCCAGCAGGGTTCCGGCCGCGCCGGAACCACGCTGAGCGGCGTCGCGGTGGTGGAACAGAACCAGAAGCCGTACTGGCTGGTCTTCAACGTCGGGGACGCCCGCACGTACCGGCTCAGCCGGGGCACGTTCGAGCGCGTGACGGTGGACCATTCCGAGGTCCAGGAACTGATCGACAACGGATCCATCTCCGCCACGCAGGCCCTGCGGCATCCTCGCCGGCACGTGGTGACCCGCGCGCTCGGCAGCGGCGACGGTGGCGCACCGGATTACTGGCTCCTGCCGATCGAGGACGGCGACCGGGTCATGGTGTGTTCGGACGGGCTGACCGGTGAGGTCTCCGACGAGTTCATCCGGCGCGTCCTGCAGAGCACCTTCGACCCGCAGGAAGCCGCGGACGCCTTGATCCAGGCCGCGCTCCGCAACGGCGGCCGCGACAATGTCAGCGTGGTGGTGGTCGATGCCTTCGCCCACGACGGCGAGCTGACCACCTCTCCCCGCATCGACGCGGAGACCGAGGACACTTTGCCGCGGGAGCTCCTGGCGCTCCGCGAGGAGAGCGCCGCGCCCGCCGCGGCGTCAGGGGAGGAAGAATGA
- a CDS encoding FHA domain-containing protein gives MNTNHYRQGSWLYVLRNGIAVVVSPDAGTERILQLWELLGRNPSVDQLLNEVTRSFGTSVTGLPDFAVVDHRDSLRVFLRGDLHVRTLDGSGTEVHGRGVTTWNERTLPSSETFEIRAGESADGDDDPWMPLDAGVVTASVLVVGELPVAEEPGDGSGEDAASDLPATAHEDTVDAPLFAAPSMPQPAPSWDPSSDEDDDEPSFSLDGQTDSLATELLGARAAREDSGAGDSVDAEADQDASDDEPGDEPGQGDGAPVDGAPADGVPADGAVVAADEEAQASGDGESGEDPAAVSGQHSGDVPAHHHDADAPNDLTTTYDHLWDQFLSTPDAAETPDAAGTSGGTEASDGMKTPDTPADSNGTGTGTSASTQDGHGAGQEPAPAVTPEPSSGPAGHDESQNTLLPSAEAEESLIDEVPWARSGGSAPVVAPAPVSAPAQSPGGASTPPPLPPTPPSFPPGASHGDDPDHDGHTVFRSELPAGVPQTAPQAPPAAPANGPRVLARMCLQGHANPPTRTHCMICEEQIAGDAASVPRPPLGRLRLPSGETVVLDRNVILGRQPSVSRVSGGDMPHLVQVDSPKRDISRSHAEVRLEGWNVVLCDLNSSNGTVLLRDGQSPRRLGQAETALVLSGDVAELGDQVYIVFEDLP, from the coding sequence ATGAACACCAATCATTACCGGCAGGGGTCGTGGCTCTACGTCCTGCGCAACGGGATCGCGGTGGTGGTGTCCCCGGACGCCGGCACCGAGAGGATCCTGCAGCTCTGGGAGCTTCTGGGCCGCAACCCGTCCGTGGATCAGCTGCTGAACGAGGTCACCCGCTCGTTCGGCACCTCCGTCACGGGCCTTCCTGATTTCGCCGTGGTCGACCACCGGGACTCCCTGAGGGTGTTCCTCCGGGGTGATCTCCACGTCCGGACCCTCGACGGCAGCGGCACCGAGGTGCACGGGCGCGGGGTGACCACCTGGAACGAGCGCACCCTGCCCTCCAGCGAGACCTTCGAGATCCGTGCCGGTGAGTCCGCGGACGGGGACGATGATCCGTGGATGCCGCTCGACGCGGGCGTCGTGACGGCGTCCGTGCTGGTGGTCGGCGAGCTTCCGGTCGCCGAAGAGCCGGGCGACGGCTCCGGCGAGGACGCCGCGTCGGATCTTCCCGCGACGGCTCACGAGGACACGGTGGACGCGCCGCTCTTCGCCGCACCGTCCATGCCGCAGCCGGCCCCCTCTTGGGACCCCTCCTCGGACGAGGACGACGACGAACCCTCCTTCAGCCTCGACGGCCAGACGGACAGCCTGGCCACCGAGCTTCTGGGGGCGCGGGCGGCACGCGAGGACTCGGGCGCGGGAGACTCCGTGGACGCCGAGGCCGACCAGGACGCGTCGGATGACGAGCCCGGGGACGAGCCCGGCCAGGGCGACGGCGCCCCAGTAGACGGGGCCCCGGCGGATGGGGTCCCAGCGGATGGCGCGGTCGTTGCCGCGGACGAGGAAGCTCAGGCGTCGGGCGATGGGGAATCGGGCGAGGACCCCGCGGCCGTCTCCGGGCAGCATTCCGGCGACGTTCCGGCGCACCACCATGATGCCGACGCGCCCAACGACCTCACCACCACCTACGACCACCTCTGGGATCAGTTCCTGTCGACGCCGGACGCCGCTGAGACGCCGGACGCCGCAGGGACCTCAGGGGGCACAGAAGCGTCAGACGGCATGAAGACTCCTGACACCCCGGCGGACTCGAACGGAACGGGTACCGGCACCAGCGCGTCCACCCAGGACGGCCACGGCGCAGGCCAGGAGCCGGCGCCGGCCGTGACCCCGGAGCCTTCCTCCGGACCGGCCGGCCACGACGAGTCCCAGAACACCCTGCTGCCGTCCGCGGAGGCCGAGGAATCCCTCATCGACGAGGTGCCCTGGGCACGTTCCGGAGGCTCGGCCCCCGTCGTGGCGCCGGCTCCGGTGTCAGCCCCGGCGCAGTCTCCCGGCGGAGCGTCCACGCCGCCGCCATTGCCGCCCACGCCGCCGTCGTTCCCTCCGGGCGCGTCGCACGGTGACGATCCGGATCACGACGGGCACACGGTGTTCCGCAGCGAACTTCCCGCGGGCGTTCCTCAGACCGCCCCGCAGGCGCCCCCGGCGGCACCCGCCAACGGCCCCCGGGTCCTGGCGCGGATGTGCCTCCAGGGTCATGCCAACCCGCCCACCCGGACGCACTGCATGATCTGCGAGGAGCAGATCGCCGGTGACGCCGCGAGCGTTCCGCGTCCTCCGCTCGGCCGGCTGCGCCTGCCCAGCGGCGAGACCGTGGTGCTGGACCGCAACGTGATCCTGGGCCGCCAGCCGTCCGTCTCCCGGGTCTCCGGCGGGGACATGCCCCACCTCGTGCAGGTGGACAGCCCCAAGAGGGACATCTCCCGTTCGCACGCAGAGGTCCGGCTGGAAGGCTGGAACGTGGTGCTGTGCGATCTGAACTCGAGCAACGGCACGGTGCTGCTGCGGGACGGACAGTCCCCGCGCCGTCTCGGCCAGGCGGAGACGGCGCTCGTGCTGAGCGGCGACGTCGCCGAGCTCGGCGACCAGGTCTACATCGTCTTCGAGGATCTCCCGTGA
- a CDS encoding serine/threonine-protein kinase, with amino-acid sequence MSRKRPAAPPPRIDGFNYVRVLGSGGFADVYLYQQDRPRRQVAVKVLHAGLKTEGARRAFESEANLMAQLSTHPYIVTIYEADITPDGHSYLAMEYCSRPSLDLRYRKERFRLQEALAIGIQVASAVETAHRAGIAHRDIKPANILVTDYNRPALTDFGISGIIGGDPEDDGNDGAMSVPWSPPESFASSSTDGVLVDVWALGATVYTLLAGHSPFAVPGADNSNAEMINRISNTPLPRLGRADVPEALQLALATAMAKNPAARYPSAYAFGLALQRIQAELSLSVTAFEVMGDPIQDDSHSDEEVEATRLRGISVIDPDSSSGRTGSTGTSGDGTAPNRTTPNYTAPNQTLPEDPTMMRSTGTVPGTSGGPAGQGGAAQGSAPYGYHGATPAAPSGGTAGPAGPAAWERTREDDATSATLLRGMQGSGTTGQQHTGQLNTGGQDTGQQWTGSPQPQDAGQGGSRTKLWISVVAGALLLGLAVVLVVVLNQGGNQPRVRSTDGASPSNSSGLSGASTAKPVDPLGDGTVADVRNLSGSPDGSGKLFFSWTNPDPREGDTYQWRTISATKQGPWQKAGQNNVRVKPVAGQPTCIQVQVVRKDGTASTGDSDSAKVCVP; translated from the coding sequence GTGAGCCGTAAACGCCCCGCCGCCCCGCCGCCCCGGATCGACGGGTTCAACTACGTCCGGGTCCTCGGATCCGGTGGCTTCGCCGACGTCTACCTGTACCAGCAGGACAGGCCGCGCCGGCAGGTGGCCGTCAAGGTCCTCCACGCCGGTCTGAAGACCGAAGGCGCCCGGCGCGCCTTCGAGTCCGAGGCCAACCTGATGGCACAGCTGTCCACGCACCCGTACATCGTCACGATCTACGAAGCGGACATCACGCCGGACGGGCATTCCTACCTGGCCATGGAGTACTGCTCCCGGCCGAGCCTGGACCTCCGCTACCGGAAGGAGCGCTTCCGCCTGCAGGAGGCTCTCGCCATCGGCATCCAGGTGGCCTCGGCCGTGGAGACGGCCCACCGGGCCGGCATCGCCCACCGGGACATCAAGCCTGCGAACATCCTGGTCACGGACTACAACCGTCCTGCCCTCACCGACTTCGGCATCTCCGGCATCATCGGCGGGGATCCGGAGGATGACGGCAACGACGGCGCCATGTCCGTGCCGTGGTCGCCGCCGGAGAGCTTCGCGTCCAGCTCCACCGACGGGGTGCTCGTGGACGTGTGGGCTCTCGGCGCCACCGTGTACACCCTCCTGGCGGGGCATTCACCGTTCGCCGTCCCCGGCGCCGACAACTCCAACGCGGAGATGATCAACCGGATCAGCAACACGCCCCTGCCGCGGCTGGGACGTGCCGATGTGCCGGAGGCGCTGCAACTGGCGCTCGCGACGGCCATGGCGAAGAACCCGGCCGCCCGGTACCCCTCGGCGTACGCCTTCGGCCTGGCGCTGCAACGTATCCAGGCCGAACTGAGCCTGTCCGTCACCGCGTTCGAGGTGATGGGCGATCCCATCCAGGACGACTCCCACTCTGACGAGGAGGTCGAGGCGACCCGGCTCCGCGGGATCTCCGTGATCGATCCGGACAGCTCCAGTGGCAGGACGGGCAGCACGGGCACCTCCGGGGACGGGACGGCGCCGAACCGGACCACCCCGAACTACACGGCGCCGAACCAGACGCTGCCCGAAGATCCCACCATGATGCGGTCCACGGGCACCGTCCCCGGCACGTCCGGCGGTCCGGCGGGGCAGGGCGGCGCCGCCCAGGGAAGTGCTCCCTACGGTTACCACGGGGCCACACCTGCGGCGCCTTCGGGTGGCACGGCGGGTCCGGCGGGCCCGGCGGCCTGGGAGCGGACCCGCGAGGACGACGCCACGAGCGCCACCTTGCTCCGCGGCATGCAGGGGTCGGGGACCACCGGCCAGCAGCACACCGGCCAGCTGAACACCGGCGGGCAGGACACCGGCCAGCAGTGGACCGGTTCACCGCAGCCGCAGGACGCAGGCCAGGGCGGCAGCCGCACCAAGCTGTGGATCAGCGTGGTGGCGGGCGCGCTCCTGCTGGGGCTCGCCGTCGTGCTCGTCGTGGTGCTGAACCAGGGCGGGAACCAGCCGCGCGTGCGGTCGACCGATGGCGCGAGTCCGTCCAACAGCTCCGGGCTGTCCGGAGCGTCGACGGCCAAGCCGGTGGATCCGCTGGGCGACGGCACGGTGGCCGATGTGCGGAACCTCAGCGGCAGTCCGGACGGCTCGGGAAAGCTGTTCTTCTCCTGGACGAACCCGGACCCTCGGGAAGGCGACACCTACCAGTGGCGCACCATCTCGGCCACGAAACAGGGGCCGTGGCAGAAGGCCGGGCAGAACAACGTCCGGGTGAAGCCGGTCGCTGGTCAGCCGACGTGTATCCAGGTTCAGGTGGTCCGCAAGGACGGAACAGCCTCCACCGGGGATTCCGACTCGGCGAAGGTCTGTGTCCCCTGA